In the Sarcophilus harrisii chromosome 3, mSarHar1.11, whole genome shotgun sequence genome, one interval contains:
- the TSKU gene encoding tsukushin, giving the protein MLWSLWFPLLFLAPGARAIRPCFPGCHCEVETFGLFDSFSLTRVDCSGLGSHIVPVPIPLDTTYLDLSSNQLETVNESMLTGPGYTTLVGLDLSYNRIAKLSSATFSRLRYLESLDLSHNALAALPEESFASSPLSEVDLSSNKLREVSMESFTSRGQGKPLNVDLSHNLLTRVIRPSLDRATPNIQSLNLSWNQLQEVPDLQGLPLRYLNLDGNLLSRVRAGAFAGLKDLIHLSLSSLRCSTELAPFAFRDLPSLQVLDLSGNPSLQSARAEVFSSLNSLQELNLSGTGLAVLPDRLLKYLPSVKSITLGKDLWCVKVVKEGQYRREMSRTRKEVLYCHDGHGAMAKAPYVL; this is encoded by the coding sequence CACTCCTATTCCTGGCCCCCGGCGCCAGGGCCATTCGCCCGTGTTTCCCAGGCTGCCATTGCGAAGTGGAAACCTTCGGCCTGTTCGACAGCTTCAGCCTGACCCGGGTGGACTGCAGCGGCCTGGGCTCCCACATTGTGCCGGTCCCCATCCCCTTGGACACAACCTACCTGGACCTGTCCTCTAACCAGCTGGAGACGGTCAACGAGTCCATGCTCACGGGACCGGGCTACACCACCCTGGTGGGCCTCGACCTGAGCTACAACCGTATTGCCAAGCTTTCCTCCGCCACCTTCTCCCGGCTGCGGTACCTCGAGTCCCTGGACCTGAGCCACAATGCCCTGGCGGCCCTGCCTGAGGAGAGCTTTGCCAGCTCTCCTCTGAGTGAGGTGGATCTGAGCAGCAACAAACTCCGAGAGGTCTCCATGGAGAGCTTTACCTCTCGTGGGCAGGGGAAGCCCCTCAATGTGGACCTCTCCCATAACCTACTTACTCGGGTGATTCGGCCATCCCTGGATCGGGCCACCCCCAATATCCAGAGCCTGAATCTCTCCTGGAACCAGCTGCAGGAGGTGCCTGACCTCCAGGGCCTCCCTCTGCGCTACCTCAACCTGGACGGCAACCTCCTGAGCAGGGTCCGGGCAGGGGCCTTCGCCGGGCTGAAGGACCTCATTCACCTGTCCCTCAGCAGCCTGCGCTGCTCTACAGAGCTCGCCCCATTTGCCTTCCGTGACTTGCCAAGCCTCCAGGTTCTGGACTTGTCGGGCAACCCCAGTCTCCAGTCGGCCAGGGCCGAGGTCTTCTCCAGCTTGAACTCCCTGCAGGAGCTGAACCTGTCAGGCACGGGGCTGGCAGTCCTGCCCGACAGGCTTCTGAAATACCTCCCATCCGTCAAAAGCATCACCCTGGGGAAGGACCTCTGGTGCGTCAAGGTGGTCAAAGAGGGCCAGTACCGACGAGAGATGAGCCGGACCAGAAAGGAGGTCCTGTACTGCCACGACGGCCACGGCGCCATGGCCAAAGCCCCCTACGTCTTGTGA